TGGCGACTCAAGCGGATAGAATTTCGCAAACAATTCCGAGCCTGAGAGTTCGGCCAATGTCTGGTTGAGTTTCAATTGTAGCTGGACCAGCGCCTTCGCTTCTTCGACGGATGACCGATTCACCTCGAGGGAGAGTGACCGTTGGAGGACCGAGAGCACACGCTCGACCATGCCATTCGATATACAGACGTGTTGGAATCGTTCATTCTCCAGATACTTCACGAGACTGTTAACAACGCAGGAAGATTGGGAGAAGGTGGTCTTCTTGTCAGCAGCAAGCTCCAGTAAAAGCGAAATCGTTCCATCGGGGGAACTCTCAACCCCTTGTCCTATATACCATCATCgtcagaaaagaaaataagtAGATAAAGAAAGTGTCGTACCTTGCTCCGCCGCTAGTTCTATAAGTTCGTGGGAATAGTCAAGCAACGCTTCGTTATCAGAAAATACACCGTCTTTGATTAATTTCGATAGTATATACGCAATTCTGTTCTCAGCGACCTGAGCATGAGCCGACTCTATAGTCCAGTTAGTAAGATGAATAACATAGGTAGGGATCCAACCGCACCAAAGTCCATGCATATGTTATATAAGACGGGTATTACCACCTGGGTAAGACCCGGGTTCAACAGATGGCGAATAATAGCAAGTGTATAGTTGTCTTTCACGACGGTTAATCTGTTTTCGTCTGAATAGGGTTAGAATCTTTGTTATTGCGCCGGCAAAACATGCACACACCTGTATCGGCACACGAATTTCCACCCAACCGCAGAGAGTGCAGCAGTAACTCATTATCGGTGATCTCGCTCGAAGCAATTAAGCGAAGGAAAAAGTCCAAGATTCCCGACTGACCGTAAGGTAACCTCCACGATGCTAAACTACCTGTCAGATTCTATGTTTGCTAGCAGGACGTTCAGCTGTACTCACGATTTCTGCTCCCGTTCGCCAAAACATTCGCTGCTTGAACCAGATAGTCTGAATCGCAACTCCATAGCTTATCCAGGATAGATCGTACATCTTTGAAAGCTTCGACGTCTGCTTCATTCTCGCCTTCGAAGTTCTTCAGAATCTCTTGCAAAGACGTGAGTAGATTCGTTTGTTCTTCTGCTGGCAATGAATCTGTTCTCTCTGTTGGCAGGCGAGGCGGCAATGCAGTCGAGTCTGAGAGGATGTCTTCCACTGAAGGGAATTCGACAGCTGATTTCTGTACTTGCGTGTCTGGAGCAGAAACACGCTCGCCGGCGGTATTCATCTCATATTGAGAAGCCATATTCCCAAAGCAGTCCGGTTGAAAATCGATGGGATCGGCCTTCTTTAGAAAAGAAGGATCAAATCGAGCTCAAGTATCCGGGATACCCAGGCTTGTTTTGAATTAGAAATCAACAGAGTGCCACTTGTATGATATCTAGCCAACGATGACAGCTAGAAGGACACTTCACAAAGACGTAGATCTCCTGCAAGTATCCGGGAAGCCGTGACACTAAATTTGGAATATAGAAAAGCTAGTGGATGAGAGAATGGACATCTCGCCTAGTATTTGTACTCGGTGCATCTCGACGGCCGGCGATGGTTCAGGGATCGAGATTGCAGCCTGAGGCCCCTTAAAGGCACCATTTGTTCCTACGATAGTACGCCAATAGTCCCTGTAGTTTCAATCAACCAACTCGCTATGTTTAATAGGGTAGTATAGATAGAGTACATAAATATGTCGATTTCCCTTAAATCTAGAACTATTCATAACAACTGTCAAAGCAATACCGAGTCATGGACTGCATGCGGAACTCCATCCTAATACGGCGACCACCGCGGCCACGAGGCGCATCGGAGAGAATTGACCATTGCTTTCGCATACGTGCAGGAGAAAGTACAACCAAGTTTTCTCGTGCAGTCCTATACCGCATTAACCAACAAGGAACTTATGTGcactttctttctctcaCGGATTCTGCTTTCCAGTCCCTCCTTTTGATTGCAACCAATCCGATTGTTCAACCGCATACACCCTGATTGATTCGTGGTTCATCATGACGCGCGCTCAACAGACTCTCTCAGTTCTGCTGCTGGTTTCTTCGGTATGCTCAATTGGTGATGGCCATTATGccgagtgtttttcttgctGACTATCTGGATCTTTCTTTCTGCCGGTTCTAGCTCTACCTCGTTCTCTACCTGGGTCTCGTCCCCCTAAATGAGACCGTCCAGTACGAAGTAATCCCTGTTGTATGTCCATCCACTCCTTTCTATTTATCTATTACCACTTAACGCTGATGCCGTATTCTCATTGATAGCTCCCCTTCTACGCCCTGATATCCTTCGGATGCTACCTGCTCGGCCGGCTGGGAGTGGCGATCATGACCTTCAACGACGTCCCTGAGGCGCACGACGAACTGCAgaaagagattgagctggCCAAGGCTGATCTGCGTCGGGGGGATGTCGACGTGGACTAAAGagtttttgttttcttgtttGTCGCGCGGTCTGTTTGGACTGAGCTGGGTTAGGCGTGTAGGGTTGCTTTCTGTTCTTGCGTTAGTATTCCGCGGGATTCGGGCGTCGCTACACGTTTGGGATGGGGACAACTAATTGTCAATGGCAATGGTAATGATGGTATTGGATGGGGGTCTTTGATTCCTGCCCATGGATCTCCCGATCTAAAAGGTGCAGCCAGCGGGCCTATACGATTATCGAGGTAATAAGGGAATCTCCAGTGGTTATCCAAATGCTGGGTTTAATATAATTCCGATTTGATAGCGACTCAAATGGCTCCAAAAGACTTGCTCGAGCAAATGCTCCAACTCCTTTTAATGTAATGAATCAGAAGCAAATCTATATCCCACTGCAAATAATCACATCCCCAAAAATCTCAGCAAAGCAAAGGCGAAATTTGGATATATATCGTTTATAAATCAAGCTGAATCCAGATATACCGAAATAATTCTTTTAGCATCATGATCATGATTCCCGTTGATCAAAGACATCTTTTCATCTCGTGGCGCGGTATGCCCAACATATATCTGACGCGCAAGATCGAACCATAGGATGGGCTGGAATGCTTGGTGTCGAGGGTGGATGGAATGGTAGAACGAAGCTAAGGTCTGATTTTAAAGAGGGTTCTCCTTGGACAAGCGGTCGTGTTCGTCGATGTCCCTGTGAAAACGTATGAGTAACGGAAAACAAAAACTGTAGAGCTTCTTCACTTACTTGGCTTCCCACGGATAGCAAATCCACACATCGTCAGTGGTCAAAGATGCGTGGTAGTACTTCTCCATCATGTCCTCAGGCAGCTCgcccttcttggccttgttCTTGTTCTGTTGGAAATTAGCAAGGGGATCCATAATGCTATCCAAATTTCAGGGACAACGTACGTGAAGTACAAAGACGAAGAAGTTGGTCTTCTCGCCCTCACGACCCAACTGCTTCTGCGCCGTCTCAACGTCCTTCTGGAGTTCCCTAACGGCGTATTCCAGCGTTGTCCGGGTGTCATCGACCTCGTCCacgatgaggatgttctTTCCGATCAGGTTGTTCATCTCCAGCGAGCTCAGGTCCAGCCATTGTGTGCGAGTGACCTTGGTACCGGGAACCTCTTCGGGGTCACCGCGACCCAAGTCTTCGTAAAGCGACAGACCAATAGCCTGGATGGGGATGTTGGGCTCGCCGGGGCGCTTCAAGAAGGACCTATTCGAGCGATTAATCAGTATTAAACCTTTGTGACTCCTCTCTTGAACAAAAGCGTACCGGAGAATGCGGGCAGGGACAtaaccaccaccgccaataGCGATCATAAGGTTAGGGCGGAAGACATCAAGAATCTTTTCGGCGGAGGTCTGACAGAGCTTGTGCACCTATCCGAATGAAGACAAGGTTAGTCGATATTTGAATGCTTGGTATTAGATGTAAGCGAGAAGAGAGCAGGGAATATGGAATCCATGCGCCTTCCATGCAGTTTCGACGTATCCGCAACATACCTGGTTATATGTGACATAGACTTTCTGCGGCATCTTGATGGTATT
This Aspergillus chevalieri M1 DNA, chromosome 3, nearly complete sequence DNA region includes the following protein-coding sequences:
- a CDS encoding putative GTP binding protein (COG:S;~EggNog:ENOG410PMA3;~InterPro:IPR016024,IPR011989,IPR040144;~go_function: GO:0005096 - GTPase activator activity [Evidence IEA];~go_process: GO:0043547 - positive regulation of GTPase activity [Evidence IEA]) — its product is MASQYEMNTAGERVSAPDTQVQKSAVEFPSVEDILSDSTALPPRLPTERTDSLPAEEQTNLLTSLQEILKNFEGENEADVEAFKDVRSILDKLWSCDSDYLVQAANVLANGSRNPSWRLPYGQSGILDFFLRLIASSEITDNELLLHSLRLGGNSCADTDENRLTVVKDNYTLAIIRHLLNPGLTQVVIPVLYNICMDFESAHAQVAENRIAYILSKLIKDGVFSDNEALLDYSHELIELAAEQGQGVESSPDGTISLLLELAADKKTTFSQSSCVVNSLVKYLENERFQHVCISNGMVERVLSVLQRSLSLEVNRSSVEEAKALVQLQLKLNQTLAELSGSELFAKFYPLESPIFQILKSWLTASEDQLQICSCVMLGNLARSDEVCEKMVCDLGLHKELISILKSDARGGVLHSSLGFLKNLAIAGNNRQHLGNAGIIPAIAPLWGYETVPQVQFAATSMARQLIVSSYENVTRLLEALPEGDASAEKPTYLSLLLGLFEKTDSAPIKTEIGRSVASICRTLIPKAKESETGAPLDSLFSLHEHIARPIGAMITQTQWPVVRSEGWFALALMASCKQGTLAALDCLQNMEAYSLLEKTLSASDSDSATEMEKVQRAKDRDNTIILVKELLSNDGVLEEDWKASLEGLMNDHVSRHLKGSEDS
- a CDS encoding dolichol-phosphate mannosyltransferase subunit 3 (COG:G;~EggNog:ENOG410PQTQ;~InterPro:IPR013174;~PFAM:PF08285;~TransMembrane:2 (i7-25o37-54i);~go_process: GO:0006486 - protein glycosylation [Evidence IEA]), which translates into the protein MTRAQQTLSVLLLVSSLYLVLYLGLVPLNETVQYEVIPVLPFYALISFGCYLLGRLGVAIMTFNDVPEAHDELQKEIELAKADLRRGDVDVD
- the HPT1 gene encoding xanthine phosphoribosyltransferase (COG:S;~EggNog:ENOG410PIW2;~InterPro:IPR029057,IPR000836;~go_process: GO:0009116 - nucleoside metabolic process [Evidence IEA]) is translated as MPQKVYVTYNQVHKLCQTSAEKILDVFRPNLMIAIGGGGYVPARILRSFLKRPGEPNIPIQAIGLSLYEDLGRGDPEEVPGTKVTRTQWLDLSSLEMNNLIGKNILIVDEVDDTRTTLEYAVRELQKDVETAQKQLGREGEKTNFFVFVLHNKNKAKKGELPEDMMEKYYHASLTTDDVWICYPWEAKDIDEHDRLSKENPL